The following are from one region of the Vibrio rarus genome:
- the leuC gene encoding 3-isopropylmalate dehydratase large subunit, translating into MAKTLYEKIYDAHIAVEAAGENPILYIDRHLVHEVTSPQAFDGLREKGRRVRQTSKTFATMDHNVSTTTKDINASGEMARIQMETLSHNCAEFGVRLYDLNSQYQGIVHVMGPELGITLPGMTIVCGDSHTATHGAFGSIAFGIGTSEVEHVLATQTLKQSRAKTMKIEVKGKVANGITAKDIVLAIIGKTTAAGGTGYVVEFCGEAITDLSMEGRMTVCNMAIELGAKAGLVAPDQTTFDYIKGRKFAPSGNDWNDAVEYWSSLKSDDDAQFDAVVTLDATEIKPQVTWGTNPGQVISVDTPIPNPDSFTDPVEKASAEKALAYMGLEAGKSLSDYPVDKVFVGSCTNSRIEDMRAAAKVAQGRQVASHVQALIVPGSEQVKAQAEAEGLDKIFIEAGFEWRLPGCSMCLAMNNDRLGPKERCASTSNRNFEGRQGREGRTHLVSPAMAAAAAIAGHFVDIRSFEQQ; encoded by the coding sequence ATGGCTAAAACTTTATACGAAAAAATCTACGATGCTCATATTGCGGTGGAAGCGGCAGGTGAAAACCCTATCTTGTACATCGATCGACATTTAGTGCACGAAGTGACCTCACCACAAGCATTTGATGGTTTGCGTGAAAAAGGACGTCGCGTTCGTCAAACAAGCAAAACGTTTGCCACTATGGATCACAACGTATCGACCACCACTAAAGACATCAATGCCTCCGGTGAAATGGCTCGCATTCAGATGGAGACACTCTCTCACAACTGTGCTGAGTTTGGGGTACGCCTGTACGATCTTAACAGTCAATATCAAGGCATTGTTCACGTTATGGGACCTGAGCTAGGCATTACCCTACCTGGCATGACCATTGTTTGTGGGGACTCACATACCGCCACTCACGGTGCTTTTGGTTCTATTGCCTTTGGTATTGGTACTTCTGAAGTGGAACATGTTCTTGCCACCCAAACCCTAAAACAATCACGTGCTAAAACCATGAAAATTGAGGTCAAAGGGAAAGTGGCTAACGGCATTACCGCCAAAGACATCGTATTGGCAATTATTGGCAAAACAACCGCTGCTGGCGGTACAGGCTACGTTGTCGAATTCTGTGGCGAAGCCATTACTGACCTTTCGATGGAAGGGCGTATGACGGTCTGTAATATGGCGATTGAGCTAGGTGCTAAAGCCGGCCTTGTTGCTCCAGACCAAACCACCTTTGATTATATCAAAGGACGTAAATTCGCTCCTAGTGGCAATGACTGGAATGACGCAGTTGAATATTGGTCAAGCTTGAAATCAGATGATGACGCCCAGTTTGATGCTGTGGTGACGTTAGATGCTACTGAAATCAAACCTCAAGTGACCTGGGGAACAAACCCTGGACAAGTGATCTCTGTGGATACGCCAATTCCTAACCCTGACAGCTTTACCGACCCTGTAGAAAAAGCCTCTGCCGAGAAAGCGTTAGCTTATATGGGGCTAGAAGCAGGAAAATCACTTTCTGACTACCCTGTAGACAAAGTATTTGTCGGCTCTTGTACTAACTCTCGCATCGAAGATATGCGCGCTGCGGCAAAAGTGGCGCAAGGACGTCAAGTAGCAAGTCATGTTCAAGCCTTGATTGTACCTGGTTCAGAGCAAGTAAAAGCACAAGCCGAAGCCGAAGGACTCGATAAAATCTTTATCGAAGCAGGCTTTGAATGGCGTCTACCTGGCTGTTCTATGTGTCTCGCTATGAACAATGACCGTTTGGGGCCAAAGGAGCGCTGCGCTTCCACCAGCAATCGTAACTTTGAAGGTCGCCAAGGTCGTGAAGGTCGTACTCACCTAGTTAGCCCTGCAATGGCGGCGGCGGCGGCTATCGCGGGTCACTTCGTTGATATTCGTTCTTTTGAACAACAATAA
- the leuD gene encoding 3-isopropylmalate dehydratase small subunit has translation MSGFQQHTGLVVPLDIANIDTDAIIPKQFLQKVTRTGFGQHLFHDWRFLDDAGQQPNPEFVMNEPRFQGASILLARENFGCGSSREHAPWALADYGIQVMIAPSFADIFYGNSINNQMVPVRLTEAEVDEIFNFVTSNEGAEITVDLEAMTVTANDKTYRFAIDEFRRHCLLNGLDNIGLTLQHADKISQYEQKIPAFMR, from the coding sequence ATGTCAGGTTTTCAACAACACACAGGCTTAGTCGTTCCTCTTGATATCGCCAATATTGATACCGATGCCATCATTCCAAAGCAGTTCCTACAAAAAGTGACTCGCACAGGTTTTGGTCAGCATTTATTCCATGACTGGCGCTTTTTAGATGATGCCGGTCAACAGCCAAACCCAGAATTTGTTATGAATGAACCTCGTTTTCAAGGGGCAAGTATTCTATTAGCTCGTGAAAATTTTGGTTGTGGTTCTTCTCGTGAACACGCACCTTGGGCACTGGCCGATTACGGCATTCAGGTTATGATCGCTCCTAGCTTTGCGGACATTTTTTACGGTAACTCCATCAATAACCAGATGGTTCCCGTTCGTTTAACTGAAGCTGAAGTGGATGAGATATTCAATTTTGTTACGTCAAATGAAGGGGCAGAGATCACCGTTGATCTTGAGGCAATGACCGTAACGGCAAACGATAAAACATACCGTTTTGCAATCGATGAGTTCCGTCGTCACTGCCTATTAAATGGTTTGGACAATATTGGCCTAACTCTGCAGCACGCTGATAAAATTTCACAATATGAGCAAAAGATCCCCGCATTTATGCGTTAA
- the leuB gene encoding 3-isopropylmalate dehydrogenase, whose protein sequence is MADKSYKIAVLPGDGIGPEVMQQAHKVLNAIESKHSLKFERSEFDVGGIAIDNHGSPLPQSTLDGCEAADAILFGSVGGPKWENLPPDDQPERGALLPLRKHFQLFCNLRPAQIHKGLQGFSPLRADISDRGFDIVVVRELTGGIYFGQPKGREGEGANEKAFDTEVYHRYEIERIARIAFESARLRNKNVYSIDKANVLQSSILWREVVEEVSKEYPDVELNHMYIDNATMQLIKDPSQFDIMLCSNIFGDIISDECAMITGSMGMLPSASLNESNFGLYEPAGGSAPDIAGKNIANPVAQILSAALMLRYSLGEEAAAKDIEQAVSFALAAGELTADLAGNQPALTTSEMGDKIAQYVINS, encoded by the coding sequence ATGGCAGATAAATCTTACAAGATCGCCGTTTTGCCCGGTGACGGTATTGGCCCAGAAGTAATGCAACAAGCCCATAAGGTTCTGAATGCAATCGAAAGTAAGCATTCACTTAAATTTGAGCGTAGCGAGTTTGATGTAGGTGGCATAGCTATCGATAATCACGGTTCACCACTGCCTCAATCAACACTGGATGGCTGTGAAGCCGCTGATGCTATCTTATTTGGTTCTGTTGGTGGTCCAAAGTGGGAAAACCTTCCCCCTGATGACCAACCAGAACGTGGGGCTTTACTTCCTCTTCGTAAGCATTTTCAGCTATTTTGCAACCTGCGCCCAGCACAAATTCATAAAGGCTTACAAGGCTTCTCACCATTGCGTGCTGATATTTCAGATCGCGGTTTCGATATCGTAGTCGTTCGTGAATTAACCGGTGGCATTTACTTTGGTCAACCAAAAGGTCGCGAAGGGGAAGGCGCTAATGAGAAAGCTTTTGATACTGAAGTGTATCACCGCTACGAAATTGAACGTATTGCTCGCATTGCTTTTGAATCAGCACGCTTACGTAACAAAAACGTCTATTCCATCGATAAAGCCAATGTTCTACAAAGCTCTATTCTTTGGCGTGAAGTCGTAGAAGAAGTCTCTAAAGAGTACCCTGATGTAGAACTGAACCACATGTACATTGATAACGCGACCATGCAATTAATCAAGGATCCATCGCAATTTGACATCATGCTGTGTTCCAACATCTTCGGTGACATCATCTCCGATGAGTGCGCCATGATCACAGGTTCAATGGGTATGCTGCCTTCTGCTAGCCTAAACGAAAGTAACTTTGGTCTATACGAACCTGCTGGCGGTAGTGCTCCTGATATTGCGGGTAAAAACATTGCTAACCCTGTGGCACAAATTCTATCAGCCGCACTGATGCTACGTTACAGCTTAGGTGAAGAAGCGGCGGCAAAAGATATTGAACAAGCCGTATCTTTTGCCTTAGCAGCCGGTGAACTTACCGCAGATTTAGCGGGTAACCAACCAGCACTGACCACTTCTGAGATGGGTGATAAAATCGCGCAGTACGTGATTAACTCTTAA